One segment of Thermococcus alcaliphilus DNA contains the following:
- a CDS encoding MoaD/ThiS family protein: MIKVRVIGRKIERELEYQKGMKVKDVLRAVGFNTESAIAKVNGKVALEDDPVNDNDYVEVIPVVSGG, translated from the coding sequence ATGATCAAAGTGAGGGTAATCGGAAGAAAAATCGAGAGAGAGCTGGAGTATCAGAAGGGAATGAAAGTCAAAGACGTCCTTAGGGCTGTTGGATTCAACACGGAAAGTGCAATAGCAAAGGTAAACGGAAAAGTTGCTTTAGAAGATGACCCAGTTAACGACAACGACTATGTCGAAGTTATTCCAGTTGTCTCAGGAGGATAA